The DNA window AGTAGCACCAGCTTTTCCTAAAATACGTAACATATGCTCTGAATTACCTACTTCACCTATAGTAGCGCGACATTCTATATGAATTTTTCTTAATTCTCCTGAACGTAAACGAATAATTACATACCGATCTTCTTTAGAAATTAATTGAGCATAATTACCTGCAGATCTAGCAATTTGACCTCCTTTACCAATTTTCATTTCAATATTATGTATGATAGTTCCAGTCGGAATATTCTTTAATGGTAAAGAATTTCCTAACATAATAGAAGCAGAAGATCCAGATTCTATAATATCACCTACTTTAATACCTTTAGGTTCCAAAATATAACTTCTAGTACCGTCACGATATAACAATAAAACTATATTAGATGATCGATTAGGATCATATTCAATTCTTTGAACTGTCGCTTTAATATTATCCTTACATCTTTTAAAATCAATACAACGATATAATCTTTTATGTCCGCCGCCTATATGACGCATAGTTATGCGACCATAATTATTTCTACCTCCTGTTTTATTTTTTTTATGTAATAAAGGAGCATAAGGTCTGCCTTTGTATAAATTAGGATGAACAACTTTTATTACATGACGCCTGCCAGGTGATGTTGGTTTACATTTTATAACAGCCATATAAACTCCTATTATATTTATTTAGAATGTCCTAAAAACTCCAAATTTTGACCGGATTGTAAAACAATATATGCTTTTTTCCAATCACTACGTTTAAATATCTTATTTTTTTGACGTTTTCTTTTACCTTTAACGATTAATGTATTGATTTTATATACTTTAATATTAAAAATTTTTTCAATAGCTGATTTAATTTCACATTTAGTAGAATTTTTTAAAACTTTTATCACTACAGTATTATTTTTCTGCATATTATTTGATGATTTTTCAGAAATATGCGGCGCTAATATTATTTTTAATAATCTTTCCGTTAGAGTCATCGAAACATAACCTTAATTTTTTTAATCGCCGATACCGTTAATAAAATGTTATCATACGACATTAAACTGATAGGATTAATAGATTGTGCATTTAAAATACATACAAAATACAAATTTCGAGATGCATAAAGTAAATTACGACTTATATTATCAGTAATAATTAAAACACGTTTAAAATTCATAGATTGTAATTTTTGATATAAAACTTTCGTTTTAGGAGATTTTATATCAAAATCTGTAAATATAAATAAACGATTTTGTCTAATTAATTCCGAAAAAATACTTTTTATAGCGCCTTGATACATTTTTTTATTTATTTTTAGTAGATATTTTTTAGGTTTGGCTGCAAATGATACACCCCCAGACCTCCAAATAGGACTTCTTAATGATCCTGCACGAGCCCTACCCGTTCCTTTTTGTCTCCATGGTTTTTTTCCTGATCCCGATACCTCTGATCTACTTTTCTGAGCTTTACTACCTTGTCTTTTACGAGCTAAATAAGCCACTGTAATTTGATGAATAAGCGGTTCATTATATGAAACATTAAAAATACGTTCAGGTAACCTACATGTTACACCAGTATCATGACATACGACTTCCATATTTTTATACTCCTTTATTTTTTCTTCACAGCAGGCTTTAATATTACATCTCCGCCGATAAAACCAGGAACAGAACCTTTAATCAAAATTATTTTTTTGATAGCATCTATTTTTATAACTCTTAAATTTTGAATAGTATTACGTACGTTACCTAAATGACCTGACATTTTTTTACCTTTAAAAACATGACCGGGGGTCTGATTTTGACCAATAGATCCTGGTACACGATGAGATAAAGAATTACCATGAGTAGCATCTTGCATTCTAAAATTCCAACGTTTAACTGTACCCGCAAAACCTTTTCCTTTAGTAATACCCGTCACATCTACTTTTGCAATATTTTTAAAAAAATCAATTGTTATTCTTTGACCGTATTTAAATCGTGATATTTTCTGACATCTAAATTCCCATAAACCTCTACCAACAGGTACATTATTTTTAATAAAATGACCACGTTCTGGTTTTAAAATTCTATTTTTATTTTTAGTTCCTGTAGTAACCTGAATAGATTCATAATTATCAGTTTCTAATGATTTAATTTGTACTATCACATTATCAAGTACTTCAACAACAGTCACTGGAACTGATGAATTATCATCCGCAAAAATACGTGTCATTCCTAACTTTTTACCAACTAAACCTATCATAGATTATGTAACCTTATTAGTTAATCATTGATATTTTATGATTATTTTCAATTAATCTAAACTAATTTGAACATCAACACCCGCAGCAAGATCTAAACGCATTAAAGCATCAACAGTTTTTTCTGTCGGCTTTACAATATCAATTAATCGTTTATGAGTTCTAATTTCATATTGATCTCGAGCATCTTTATTAACATGCGGTGATATTAAAATAGTAAACCGTTCCTTACGAGTAGGTAAGGGTATAGGCCCTAATACTTTAGCACCGGTGCGTTTAGCTGTAGCTACAATTTCTGTAGTAGATTGATCAATTAAACGATGATCAAAAGCTTTTAAACGAATACGAATTCTTTGATTCTGCATAAATACAGAACTCCTTATTAAAAAAATCTACCTTCATAAATTTAATTGAATAAAATTTTTATATTTAAAGTTATATGATTATTAAAAAATTTAAAAATCACTTTATTACAATAAAATTTTTTACATAAATATCAAGATATCTGCATTTCAGCCATTAAAATATCAAGAAAAGAGAAAATACTCTATTCTTGACAAAATATTAAAATGTTGATACATAATAAAATTTATATAAAAATTATGCAATCACTTTTGTGACTACACCTGCTCCGACAGTACGCCCACCTTCTCGAATTGCAAAACGCAGTCCTTCAGCCATCGCAATTGGATGTATTAAAGTAACGACTATTTTTATATTATCTCCAGGCATGACCATTTCTACATTATCCGGTAATTCAATGGATCCTGTAACATCAGTAGTACGAAAATAAAATTGTGGACGATATCCTTTAAAAAAAGGAGTATGTCTTCCACCTTCTTCTTTAGATAAAACATATACTTCAGATTCAAATTTTAAATGAGGATGAATAGTTCCGGGTTTTGCTAGAACTTGTCCGCGCTCAATATCATCACGTTTAGTACCTCTTAATAAGATTCCGACATTTTCTCCAGCACGACCTTCATCTAGTAATTTACGGAACATTTCCACACCTGTACATATTGTCTTAGTAGTTGATTTGATACCAACAATTTCAATTTCTTCACCCACTTTCACAACACCTCTTTCAATACGGCCAGTTACTACAGTACCTCTACCGGAAATTGAAAAAACATCTTCTATTGGTAATAAGAACGGTTCATCAATTGCTCTAATTGGTACCGGAATGTACGTATCTAAATAACCTGCTAATTCAATAATTTTATCTTCCCAAACTTTATCACCTTCCAAAGCTTTTAGTGCTGACCCACGAATTATCGGAATATCTTCTCCGGGGAAATCATATTGAGTTAATAAATCACGAACTTCCATTTCTACTAATTCTAGTAATTCTTCGTCATCTACCATATCACATTTATTTAAAAATACGATAATGTGCGGTACACCTACTTGTCTACCTAATAAAATATGTTCTCTAGTTTGAGGCATTGGACCATCAGTTGCCGCTACAACTAATATTGCTCCATCCATTTGAGCAGCTCCAGTAATCATATTTTTAATATAATCTGCGTGACCAGGACAATCCACATGAGCATAGTGACGTACATTCGTGTCATATTCAACATGCGAAGTATTTATAGTTATACCTCTAGCTTTTTCTTCTGGAGCGTTATCTATTTGTTCAAACGCGCAAGCCGTACCACCAAATCGTTTCGATAACACAGTTGTAATTGCTGCTGTTAAAGTTGTTTTACCATGATCTACATGTCCAATAGTTCCTACATTAATATGTGGTTTAGAACGATTAAATTTTTCTTTTGACATAACTTAGTCCTTAATTATTTAAATAATTTCTACCGATTAAAATTATTAAAATTGTTATTATTTTTTATATATATTAAACTGATCGATTTGAAATAATCGAATCACGAATTATAGCAGGAGCTTCCATATATTTCATAAATTCCATAGAATAAGAAGCTCTACCTTGTGTTTGAGACCTTAAATCAGTTGCATAACCAAACATTTCTGATAAAGGAATATATGCTCTAATATTTTTTCCTCCAATAGCATCATCAACCATTCCTTCAATAATACCACGTCGCCGGTTAATATCTCCAATAACATCTCCCATATATTCTTCAGGCGTTTCTACTTCTACCTGCATAATTGGTTCTAATAAAATCGGATTAGCTTGTTTAAAAGCCGATTTAAATGCATACGAAGCTGCTAATTTAAAGGCTAATTCAGAAGAATCAACATCATGATATGAACCATCGTGCAAACGAACTCCGATATCTACAACCGGATATCCCGCTAAAGGACCGGATTTTAACTGTTCTTGAATACCTTTATCGATAGCTGAAATATACTCTCCTGGAATTGAACCGCCTTTAATATCATTCACAAAAGAATATCCGGAACTATTTGATTTTAAAGGAAAAATATCAATAACTACATGCCCATATTGACCCCTTCCTCCAGATTGTTTAATATGTTTGCCGGTAATATCAACTACTTCTTTTAAAATCGTTTCACGATACGCAACTTGAGGCTTACCTATATTAGCGTCTACTTTAAACTCACGTTTCATACGATCAATAATGATCTCTAAATGCAATTCTCCCATTCCAGCAACAATAGTCTGATTAGATTCATGATCTGTCCATACTCGAAAAGACGGATCTTCTTTAGCTAATCTATTTAATGCTAATCCCATTTTTTCCTGATCTGCCTTGGTTTTTGGCTCGACAGCAATAGAAATAACTGGTTCTGGAAAATCCATTTTTTCTAAAATAACTGGAGAAGAGATATCACATAACGTGTCTCCTGTTGTAACATTTTTTAAACCAATCGCCGCAGCAATATCTCCCGCTCGAACTTCCTTAATTTCTTCACGTTTATTAGCATGCATTTGAACAATTCGACCAAATCGTTCAGTATGATTCTTAACAGAATTTAA is part of the Buchnera aphidicola (Cinara cuneomaculata) genome and encodes:
- the fusA gene encoding elongation factor G, which produces MARITPITQYRNIGISAHIDAGKTTTTERILFYTGINYKIGEVHDGAATMDWMVQEQERGITITSAATTTFWSGMAKQFLSHRINIIDTPGHVDFTIEVERSMRILDGVVMIYCAVGGVQPQSETVWRQANKYKVPRIAFVNKMDRMGANFFKVVDQIRERLSTIAVPIQLAIGAEENFEGVIDLVKMKAIKWSEQDQGITFQYLDIPQELLSISKKWHINLIEIAAEANDQLMEQYLQNEYLNEKDIKKGLRIRALNNEITLITCGSAFKNKGVQALLDAIIEYLPSPKDTDDIKDFVKDKNHFNSIHRSDDSQPFSALAFKIASDAFVGNLTFFRVYSGVVRSGDVVLNSVKNHTERFGRIVQMHANKREEIKEVRAGDIAAAIGLKNVTTGDTLCDISSPVILEKMDFPEPVISIAVEPKTKADQEKMGLALNRLAKEDPSFRVWTDHESNQTIVAGMGELHLEIIIDRMKREFKVDANIGKPQVAYRETILKEVVDITGKHIKQSGGRGQYGHVVIDIFPLKSNSSGYSFVNDIKGGSIPGEYISAIDKGIQEQLKSGPLAGYPVVDIGVRLHDGSYHDVDSSELAFKLAASYAFKSAFKQANPILLEPIMQVEVETPEEYMGDVIGDINRRRGIIEGMVDDAIGGKNIRAYIPLSEMFGYATDLRSQTQGRASYSMEFMKYMEAPAIIRDSIISNRSV
- the rplW gene encoding 50S ribosomal protein L23, giving the protein MTLTERLLKIILAPHISEKSSNNMQKNNTVVIKVLKNSTKCEIKSAIEKIFNIKVYKINTLIVKGKRKRQKNKIFKRSDWKKAYIVLQSGQNLEFLGHSK
- the rplB gene encoding 50S ribosomal protein L2 — protein: MAVIKCKPTSPGRRHVIKVVHPNLYKGRPYAPLLHKKNKTGGRNNYGRITMRHIGGGHKRLYRCIDFKRCKDNIKATVQRIEYDPNRSSNIVLLLYRDGTRSYILEPKGIKVGDIIESGSSASIMLGNSLPLKNIPTGTIIHNIEMKIGKGGQIARSAGNYAQLISKEDRYVIIRLRSGELRKIHIECRATIGEVGNSEHMLRILGKAGATRRFGVRPTVRGTAMNPVDHPHGGGEGRNFGKHPVSPWGLKTKGKKTRKNKRTERFIIRHRKK
- the tuf gene encoding elongation factor Tu produces the protein MSKEKFNRSKPHINVGTIGHVDHGKTTLTAAITTVLSKRFGGTACAFEQIDNAPEEKARGITINTSHVEYDTNVRHYAHVDCPGHADYIKNMITGAAQMDGAILVVAATDGPMPQTREHILLGRQVGVPHIIVFLNKCDMVDDEELLELVEMEVRDLLTQYDFPGEDIPIIRGSALKALEGDKVWEDKIIELAGYLDTYIPVPIRAIDEPFLLPIEDVFSISGRGTVVTGRIERGVVKVGEEIEIVGIKSTTKTICTGVEMFRKLLDEGRAGENVGILLRGTKRDDIERGQVLAKPGTIHPHLKFESEVYVLSKEEGGRHTPFFKGYRPQFYFRTTDVTGSIELPDNVEMVMPGDNIKIVVTLIHPIAMAEGLRFAIREGGRTVGAGVVTKVIA
- the rplC gene encoding 50S ribosomal protein L3, translated to MIGLVGKKLGMTRIFADDNSSVPVTVVEVLDNVIVQIKSLETDNYESIQVTTGTKNKNRILKPERGHFIKNNVPVGRGLWEFRCQKISRFKYGQRITIDFFKNIAKVDVTGITKGKGFAGTVKRWNFRMQDATHGNSLSHRVPGSIGQNQTPGHVFKGKKMSGHLGNVRNTIQNLRVIKIDAIKKIILIKGSVPGFIGGDVILKPAVKKK
- the rpsJ gene encoding 30S ribosomal protein S10, with product MQNQRIRIRLKAFDHRLIDQSTTEIVATAKRTGAKVLGPIPLPTRKERFTILISPHVNKDARDQYEIRTHKRLIDIVKPTEKTVDALMRLDLAAGVDVQISLD
- the rplD gene encoding 50S ribosomal protein L4 → MEVVCHDTGVTCRLPERIFNVSYNEPLIHQITVAYLARKRQGSKAQKSRSEVSGSGKKPWRQKGTGRARAGSLRSPIWRSGGVSFAAKPKKYLLKINKKMYQGAIKSIFSELIRQNRLFIFTDFDIKSPKTKVLYQKLQSMNFKRVLIITDNISRNLLYASRNLYFVCILNAQSINPISLMSYDNILLTVSAIKKIKVMFR